A stretch of Prunus dulcis chromosome 6, ALMONDv2, whole genome shotgun sequence DNA encodes these proteins:
- the LOC117632033 gene encoding heavy metal-associated isoprenylated plant protein 47-like, translating into MKQKIVMKVQLKSEKCRTKALKIAAVAKGVSKVSIEVEKEHVEVIGDGVDAVDLAKSLKKKLGYATIVSVEEVKKPDDAKPVVPIEWTPSYIHYPVHYDGYYLW; encoded by the exons ATGAAG CAAAAGATAGTCATGAAGGTGCAGCTGAAGTCTGAGAAATGCAGAACCAAGGCCTTGAAGATTGCTGCGGTGGCCAAAG GTGTGAGCAAAGTATCGATAGAAGTGGAGAAAGAGCATGTGGAGGTGATTGGAGACGGAGTCGATGCGGTTGACTTGGCCAAatcattgaagaagaagcttggTTATGCCACCATAGTGAGTGTTGAAGAAGTGAAGAAACCAGATGATGCAAAGCCAGTTGTTCCAATTGAATGGACACCAAGTTATATTCACTATCCTGTGCACTACGATGGATATTACCTCTGGTAA